The Alteromonas stellipolaris genome includes a region encoding these proteins:
- the xdhA gene encoding xanthine dehydrogenase small subunit, with the protein MIRFLINQQLVELDDTRADLTLLQFLREHRKLTGTKEGCAAGDCGACTVVIAEPTQQFDGLHYRTVNSCITLMSAVHGKQLIAVEHLTQDNTLHPVQQALIDFHGSQCGFCTPGFIMSMFALYHQDGTPNRDDVLHALSGNLCRCTGYRPIIDAALSVCGNTPDDTFARNESSTLSSLKQLAGTSVLGTNNLLVPDSRAALASAIAQHPDALLVAGSTDLSLMFTQQLKDVSTLISLSGVKSLNGCTTDEHSITFGAATPLSDLTQPLLGHFPQLAELITRFASLPIRNQATLGGNVANASPIGDMPPVLLALNAVLHIDNGTQTRTVPVNAFFTGYRQTALQKGEWLSAIEIPYLTANELVAAYKISKRMEDDISAVCAVFKVTLNEGKVEDVSTGFGGVAATPASCEALNSALSGKQWASSECLNIGKQILSEAFSPIDDVRASAEYRKTVLANLWHRFWLEHQNASQTGSATSSHASNKIETRVVQHA; encoded by the coding sequence ATGATTCGCTTTCTTATTAATCAACAACTCGTTGAATTGGACGATACCCGGGCTGACCTGACGTTACTCCAGTTCTTACGCGAGCACAGAAAACTTACCGGTACTAAAGAAGGCTGTGCTGCAGGCGATTGCGGTGCATGTACCGTAGTGATTGCCGAGCCTACCCAACAGTTCGATGGGTTGCATTACCGTACGGTAAACAGTTGTATCACCTTGATGTCGGCTGTACATGGCAAACAACTCATTGCCGTAGAACATTTAACTCAAGACAATACATTACACCCTGTACAACAAGCACTTATAGACTTTCATGGTTCTCAGTGCGGCTTCTGTACGCCAGGGTTTATTATGTCTATGTTTGCTTTATATCATCAAGATGGCACGCCAAATCGAGATGATGTGTTACATGCGCTATCGGGCAACTTATGCCGCTGTACCGGCTATCGCCCTATTATTGATGCAGCATTATCTGTGTGTGGGAACACGCCTGATGACACCTTCGCGCGTAACGAATCATCAACGCTAAGTTCGTTAAAGCAACTAGCTGGAACGTCAGTACTTGGCACCAATAATTTACTCGTTCCAGATTCTCGCGCTGCGTTGGCCAGTGCTATCGCTCAGCACCCAGATGCGCTCTTGGTAGCAGGCAGCACCGATTTAAGCTTGATGTTTACTCAACAATTGAAAGACGTGAGCACGCTAATTAGTTTAAGTGGCGTAAAATCACTAAATGGATGCACTACAGATGAGCATTCGATCACCTTTGGTGCAGCCACACCACTTAGCGATTTGACGCAACCTTTGCTAGGGCATTTCCCACAATTGGCAGAATTAATCACTCGCTTTGCTTCGTTGCCAATACGCAACCAAGCCACTTTGGGTGGTAATGTAGCTAACGCTTCACCTATTGGCGATATGCCGCCGGTACTGCTAGCCCTGAACGCGGTATTACATATAGATAACGGAACACAAACGCGCACTGTTCCTGTAAACGCTTTTTTTACCGGCTATCGCCAAACGGCCCTACAAAAAGGCGAATGGTTATCTGCCATTGAAATTCCTTACCTAACAGCAAATGAGTTAGTGGCCGCGTACAAAATTTCAAAACGTATGGAAGATGATATTTCTGCCGTGTGTGCCGTGTTCAAAGTAACCTTGAATGAAGGCAAAGTGGAAGATGTTAGCACAGGGTTTGGCGGTGTTGCCGCAACCCCTGCTAGCTGCGAAGCACTGAATAGCGCATTAAGTGGTAAACAATGGGCAAGTAGCGAATGCTTAAATATTGGTAAGCAAATTTTAAGCGAAGCGTTTTCACCAATTGATGATGTGAGAGCTAGCGCAGAATATCGTAAAACTGTACTGGCTAATTTATGGCATCGGTTCTGGCTAGAGCATCAAAACGCTAGCCAAACTGGCAGTGCTACAAGCAGCCATGCAAGCAATAAAATTGAAACTCGGGTGGTGCAACATGCGTAA
- a CDS encoding adenosine deaminase, translated as MSLSTIIQKLPKAELHLHIEGSLTPELMWHLASKHSITLPYKSIEEIAAAYQFTNLQSFLDIYYAGAGVLIDEDDFYALMWAYFTRCHEDNVVHTEIMFDPQTHTARGIGFDVFMPGFLRAMKDAQRQYGISSYLIMSFLRHLPESDAFATLEAAKPYYSVIDAVGLDSSELGHPPSKFERVFQEARALGFKIVAHAGEEGPPEYIWEALDLLNVDRIDHGVRCQEDDKLMAYIKANQIPLTVCPLSNLKLCVVDDLAKHNILSLLDEGLMVTVNSDDPTYFGGFLNDNYKALCDALPVTEAHVKQLAINSFEASFLPDDIKQQHIDHIHALTS; from the coding sequence ATGTCGCTATCAACAATAATTCAAAAACTCCCGAAGGCTGAACTGCACTTACATATAGAAGGCAGCCTAACACCTGAGCTTATGTGGCACCTGGCAAGTAAACATAGTATCACGTTGCCATATAAAAGCATTGAAGAGATAGCTGCCGCCTATCAATTTACTAACTTGCAAAGCTTCCTTGATATATATTACGCCGGTGCGGGCGTGCTCATTGATGAAGATGATTTTTACGCGTTAATGTGGGCGTATTTCACCCGATGTCATGAAGACAATGTGGTTCACACCGAAATCATGTTTGACCCACAAACCCATACCGCAAGAGGTATAGGATTTGATGTATTCATGCCCGGTTTTTTGCGGGCTATGAAAGATGCACAAAGGCAGTATGGTATTTCTAGTTACTTAATTATGTCTTTCTTAAGGCATTTACCAGAAAGCGACGCCTTCGCTACGCTTGAAGCTGCCAAGCCTTATTACAGTGTAATAGATGCGGTTGGCTTAGACAGTTCTGAATTGGGTCACCCACCGTCTAAATTCGAACGGGTGTTTCAAGAAGCGCGAGCGTTGGGCTTTAAAATAGTCGCTCATGCCGGTGAAGAGGGACCGCCAGAATACATTTGGGAAGCACTAGACTTGCTTAACGTAGACCGGATTGACCATGGCGTACGGTGCCAAGAAGACGATAAATTGATGGCTTATATTAAGGCCAATCAAATTCCTTTAACCGTGTGTCCATTAAGTAATTTGAAGTTGTGTGTGGTAGATGACTTAGCCAAACACAATATATTATCGCTTCTTGATGAGGGCTTGATGGTTACGGTGAATTCAGACGACCCAACGTATTTTGGTGGGTTTTTAAATGATAATTATAAAGCCTTGTGTGATGCGCTACCTGTAACAGAAGCACACGTGAAGCAACTGGCTATTAATAGTTTCGAGGCGAGTTTTTTACCGGATGACATTAAGCAACAACACATTGATCACATACATGCTTTAACAAGCTAA
- the puuE gene encoding allantoinase PuuE, producing the protein MSNNSHTYPRDLIGYGADVPKANWPNGAKIALQFVLNYEEGGENCVLHGDEHSETFLSEIIGAQAFNDRHLSMESIYEYGSRAGFWRLHRLLTSYNIPVTVFGVTMAMQRHPDAVQAMLDAKWEIASHAMRWVHYQDMDEETERKEIDDAIILHEQLTGKKPVGWYTGRTSPNTLKLIAERDDILYCADSYADDLPYFDNHYSKPLLMVPYTLDTNDMRFAAPQGFNSGEQFFQYLKDAFDVLYDEGSEAPKMLSIGMHCRILGRPARMAALKRFIEYVQSHDKVWLATREDIARHWLAEHPLVEKSQ; encoded by the coding sequence ATGTCGAATAATTCCCATACTTACCCTCGCGATCTTATTGGTTACGGGGCTGATGTACCTAAAGCAAACTGGCCGAACGGCGCTAAAATTGCCCTCCAGTTTGTATTGAATTATGAAGAAGGTGGTGAAAACTGCGTGCTTCATGGTGATGAGCACTCTGAAACCTTTTTGTCTGAAATTATTGGTGCACAAGCATTTAATGACAGACATCTTAGTATGGAGTCTATTTACGAATACGGGAGTCGAGCAGGGTTCTGGCGACTTCATCGTTTACTCACCAGCTACAATATTCCGGTAACGGTGTTTGGTGTCACTATGGCCATGCAGCGTCATCCAGATGCCGTACAAGCCATGTTAGATGCCAAATGGGAAATTGCTAGTCACGCCATGCGTTGGGTCCACTATCAAGATATGGATGAAGAGACTGAACGCAAAGAAATAGATGACGCTATCATTTTGCATGAGCAGCTTACTGGCAAGAAGCCGGTTGGCTGGTATACGGGGCGTACCAGCCCTAACACACTCAAATTAATAGCTGAGCGTGATGACATACTTTACTGCGCCGACTCTTATGCCGATGATTTACCCTATTTTGATAATCATTACAGCAAACCTCTTTTAATGGTGCCCTACACGCTAGATACCAATGATATGCGCTTTGCTGCGCCACAAGGTTTTAATAGTGGCGAGCAATTCTTTCAATATCTAAAAGACGCGTTTGATGTGTTGTACGACGAGGGCAGTGAAGCGCCTAAAATGCTATCAATAGGCATGCATTGCCGTATTTTAGGGCGCCCGGCCAGAATGGCAGCATTAAAACGTTTTATAGAATACGTGCAATCTCACGACAAAGTGTGGCTTGCTACCCGTGAAGACATTGCGCGCCATTGGCTAGCCGAACATCCTTTAGTTGAAAAATCCCAGTAA
- a CDS encoding ATP-binding protein, with translation MSQQFNSKEQYPISVSSTVLNFEKVLKSGCDILSMQQGILLHVTCEHIDVIAKADASLAPNQSLLPPFPVDIASLPSSQLESCTEVNLWAKQNLSAKDFIIGRVHRVGNYHVILILVNSVEDIESSYDKGKLSLLDNWLESVLQKERGADDNSIKHAELFAKLQSVANIGVWEVDIVENALFWSSQTRVIHEVPQHYAPELGSAIEFYKEGADRDEITRLVNHAIQTGEPWTVTLQIITAKGNSVWVENHGMVEMFEGQCVRLFGTFQNVDKSVKLRLELEDRQKDAEAAFKERGHLLSRISHELRTPLNGITGMLQAIKFEQRVNIRERKTDLALKSADRLLLLIDDVLDYTEISSGELVLKKNDFCVRAMAEELIDVFKPLCKEKGLRLFAVLSFPENTYINGDANRIGQIISRLLSNAIKFTSRGHISIQLTLREAFNVPNLLISIEDTGEGMDEATKGSLFTPFIQGQKQSAIKGSGTGLGLSIVKQLVEKMDGEIELRSEMNVGTSFDIVLPVALTDVKQGLLEHSDALSSSLLTIPLSILVVDDNDINRIVLASMLEKYNFIADEAEDGEVAIQKAREKDYDLIFMDCAMPVLDGISATKVIHEEGLMHSQGSIVAVTANTSEEDRKACKEAGMSAFLCKPVDQRNVALELKKVLLSKSLEMHQ, from the coding sequence ATGTCTCAACAATTCAATAGTAAAGAACAGTACCCTATTTCCGTTTCTTCAACGGTACTTAACTTTGAAAAAGTACTTAAGTCTGGTTGCGACATATTATCCATGCAGCAAGGCATACTCTTGCATGTTACTTGTGAACATATCGATGTTATTGCCAAAGCAGATGCCTCTCTAGCTCCCAATCAATCACTATTGCCCCCTTTTCCTGTTGATATAGCTTCTCTTCCTTCCAGCCAGTTAGAAAGCTGCACTGAGGTTAATCTGTGGGCGAAACAAAACTTATCGGCAAAAGACTTCATTATTGGTCGCGTTCACCGTGTTGGTAACTATCACGTTATATTAATACTGGTAAACAGTGTGGAAGATATAGAATCTTCTTACGATAAAGGAAAGTTGTCTCTACTTGATAACTGGTTAGAAAGCGTTTTACAAAAAGAACGTGGTGCTGACGATAATTCAATAAAGCATGCTGAGTTGTTTGCAAAGCTGCAGTCAGTGGCAAATATAGGTGTGTGGGAAGTTGATATCGTCGAGAACGCGCTTTTTTGGTCTTCTCAAACCCGTGTTATTCATGAAGTGCCTCAACACTATGCGCCAGAGCTAGGCTCTGCCATCGAGTTTTATAAAGAGGGGGCAGATCGCGATGAAATCACAAGATTGGTAAATCACGCGATACAAACAGGCGAACCATGGACCGTTACCTTGCAGATAATTACTGCAAAGGGAAATTCTGTATGGGTCGAAAATCACGGTATGGTTGAAATGTTTGAAGGCCAATGTGTTCGGCTTTTTGGTACGTTTCAAAATGTTGATAAATCGGTAAAGCTTCGCTTGGAGCTAGAGGATAGACAAAAAGATGCAGAAGCGGCGTTTAAAGAGCGAGGTCATTTGTTATCTCGTATCAGCCATGAACTGAGAACGCCGCTTAATGGTATTACGGGTATGCTACAGGCCATAAAGTTCGAGCAGCGAGTGAATATTCGAGAGCGTAAAACTGATTTAGCGCTTAAGAGCGCCGACCGTTTATTGTTGCTTATAGACGATGTTTTAGACTACACCGAAATTTCCAGTGGTGAACTTGTACTGAAAAAAAATGACTTCTGCGTGCGGGCAATGGCAGAAGAGCTGATTGATGTATTTAAACCCTTGTGCAAAGAAAAAGGCCTTCGTTTATTTGCGGTGCTGTCGTTCCCTGAGAATACCTATATAAATGGTGATGCCAATCGAATAGGGCAGATTATTTCCAGATTATTGAGCAACGCCATTAAGTTTACTTCACGAGGGCACATTTCCATACAATTAACGCTAAGAGAAGCGTTCAATGTGCCTAACTTGCTTATTTCCATCGAAGACACTGGTGAGGGAATGGATGAGGCAACTAAAGGTTCGTTATTCACGCCTTTCATACAAGGGCAAAAGCAATCGGCCATTAAAGGCAGTGGAACAGGTTTAGGGCTTTCTATCGTAAAGCAGTTAGTTGAGAAAATGGATGGCGAGATAGAGCTTCGTTCTGAAATGAATGTAGGCACTAGCTTTGATATTGTCCTTCCTGTGGCCCTTACTGATGTTAAACAAGGCCTGCTTGAACACTCCGATGCTCTATCATCAAGTTTACTCACTATCCCTTTGTCTATTCTGGTGGTAGACGATAATGATATTAACCGCATCGTGCTTGCCTCCATGTTGGAAAAATACAATTTCATTGCCGATGAAGCTGAAGATGGTGAAGTGGCGATACAAAAAGCCAGAGAAAAGGACTACGATCTTATTTTCATGGATTGTGCAATGCCAGTGCTCGATGGCATATCAGCCACTAAAGTCATACATGAAGAAGGGTTGATGCACAGCCAAGGTAGTATTGTAGCAGTAACGGCCAATACGTCAGAAGAAGACAGAAAAGCGTGTAAAGAGGCGGGGATGTCGGCGTTTTTGTGTAAACCTGTCGATCAACGCAATGTTGCCTTAGAACTCAAGAAAGTCTTGTTGAGTAAGTCTCTAGAAATGCATCAGTGA
- a CDS encoding TetR family transcriptional regulator C-terminal domain-containing protein has product MTKLRDTDAGVGATNKRNILQAAEKCFAQFGFKGTAVQKIADEANLPKTNVLYYFKTKQELYVAVLEETLSLWNSHFDRATVDDDPAEVLAAYITEKMEVSRTHPQASKIFAMEIINGAQNLTGYFDEEHAKWMEGRLALIDQWIKVGKLPQLDGEYLLYTIWASTQHYADFSAQITRLRGRKMIKADFETATRQLIQLVLGGCNLPVPSRYIENVDVE; this is encoded by the coding sequence ATGACCAAATTAAGAGACACGGACGCAGGCGTAGGCGCCACAAATAAAAGAAACATACTGCAAGCTGCTGAAAAATGTTTCGCCCAGTTCGGCTTTAAAGGTACGGCGGTTCAAAAAATTGCAGATGAAGCGAACCTGCCTAAAACCAATGTGCTTTATTATTTTAAAACGAAGCAAGAATTGTATGTGGCAGTGTTAGAAGAAACATTGTCGTTGTGGAATTCCCATTTCGACAGAGCCACTGTAGATGACGATCCTGCTGAAGTGTTAGCGGCGTACATTACAGAAAAAATGGAAGTATCTCGCACCCATCCCCAAGCTTCTAAAATATTTGCGATGGAAATTATTAACGGTGCGCAGAACTTAACCGGTTACTTTGATGAAGAACATGCCAAATGGATGGAAGGGCGCTTAGCGCTTATCGACCAGTGGATTAAAGTAGGCAAACTCCCTCAGCTTGATGGCGAATACTTACTTTACACCATTTGGGCCAGTACCCAGCATTATGCAGACTTCTCTGCTCAAATTACCCGTCTTCGTGGTCGTAAAATGATTAAGGCCGATTTTGAAACGGCCACACGCCAGTTAATTCAATTGGTGCTAGGAGGTTGCAACCTGCCAGTGCCAAGTCGTTATATTGAGAATGTTGATGTCGAATAA
- a CDS encoding NCS2 family permease, producing MSNNVLERLFKLQAHGTTIKTEVVAGLTTFAAMSYILVVNPGILGLSGMPIEGLITVTALAACLGTLLMAFMTNYPIALAPGMGLNAFFAFTICLSREIPWEAALGIVFWNGILFLLLSLTGVRTKVAESIPPALKIGVQCGIGLFIAFIGLKNAGLIVDNPATFVSLGDLSNPAVMLALLGIIFTIVMVVKKVTGGILISIVLLTVIGAFVPTENGMLTATPEAIIGLPEPISNTFMAMDFWYPIDHIAETWDLIFALMFVNMFDTIGTLIGVSRRANLLDKNGKLPKIGPAMTADASASVVGAFIGTSPVTSYVESATGASAGGRTGLTAVVVALCFVLALFLTPLMKVIPLMATTPALIMVGILMMEAIRQIDFDDLGALATATVALIAMPLTFSISEGIALGFITYVGIKMGTGKFKEVSGLTYALAGVFILRYIFDLK from the coding sequence ATGTCCAATAACGTATTAGAGCGCCTGTTTAAGCTTCAGGCGCATGGAACCACAATAAAAACAGAAGTGGTAGCGGGGCTAACTACTTTCGCCGCCATGTCATATATCTTAGTGGTAAACCCAGGGATCCTTGGTTTAAGTGGCATGCCTATCGAAGGATTAATCACGGTAACCGCGTTAGCTGCCTGTTTGGGTACTTTACTGATGGCGTTTATGACTAACTATCCCATTGCGCTTGCGCCTGGTATGGGGTTGAACGCTTTTTTTGCTTTTACTATTTGTTTGTCGAGAGAAATTCCTTGGGAAGCAGCCTTAGGAATTGTGTTTTGGAACGGTATTTTATTTTTGCTTCTTTCCCTAACTGGGGTTAGGACAAAAGTAGCCGAATCTATTCCCCCTGCCCTGAAAATTGGTGTGCAATGCGGCATAGGATTATTCATTGCTTTTATCGGCCTTAAAAATGCTGGGCTAATTGTAGATAACCCAGCTACTTTCGTGAGCCTTGGTGATTTATCTAACCCTGCGGTGATGCTGGCTTTACTAGGCATCATTTTTACCATTGTTATGGTAGTAAAAAAGGTGACCGGCGGTATTCTTATTTCTATCGTATTGCTTACCGTTATTGGTGCGTTTGTGCCCACAGAAAACGGCATGTTAACCGCAACCCCTGAAGCCATTATTGGCTTACCAGAACCTATATCAAACACCTTTATGGCAATGGACTTTTGGTACCCTATTGATCATATCGCTGAAACATGGGACCTAATATTTGCGCTTATGTTCGTGAATATGTTCGACACCATCGGGACCTTAATTGGGGTTTCTCGCCGTGCGAACCTGCTAGATAAAAACGGAAAATTACCTAAGATTGGCCCTGCTATGACTGCAGATGCTTCTGCCAGTGTGGTAGGTGCGTTTATTGGTACATCACCGGTCACCAGCTATGTTGAGTCTGCTACTGGGGCATCAGCCGGTGGTAGAACAGGGTTAACCGCGGTGGTCGTTGCGCTGTGCTTTGTTTTAGCTTTATTCCTTACGCCACTAATGAAGGTCATTCCGTTGATGGCAACAACCCCTGCCCTCATTATGGTGGGTATATTAATGATGGAAGCCATACGTCAGATAGATTTCGACGATTTAGGCGCCCTTGCTACCGCAACAGTTGCGCTAATAGCTATGCCCCTTACTTTTAGTATTAGCGAAGGCATTGCCCTTGGCTTTATTACCTATGTGGGTATTAAGATGGGAACCGGTAAATTCAAAGAAGTGAGCGGCTTAACCTACGCATTGGCGGGTGTGTTTATACTGCGCTATATATTTGACCTAAAATAG
- a CDS encoding Hpt domain-containing protein, whose translation MNFDSTSLWQHEKALQRLAGNHALLKRVVEMFINQIDEKYLSLITALSNKEREEVRFISHAIKGVSGDVGAELLRHKASSIEILSASDNWDEIEVQVNGLAEVIDATKSEMVAAHA comes from the coding sequence ATGAATTTTGATAGTACCTCGCTATGGCAACATGAAAAAGCTTTACAACGCTTAGCGGGAAACCACGCGCTGTTGAAACGCGTAGTTGAAATGTTTATTAATCAAATCGATGAAAAATATTTATCGCTTATTACTGCGCTTTCAAATAAAGAGCGAGAAGAAGTTCGCTTTATTAGCCACGCTATTAAAGGTGTTTCAGGTGATGTGGGTGCCGAACTGTTGCGTCACAAAGCTTCATCTATTGAAATATTATCTGCATCCGATAATTGGGATGAAATTGAAGTACAGGTTAACGGGTTAGCAGAAGTGATTGATGCCACTAAATCTGAAATGGTTGCCGCCCACGCATAA
- a CDS encoding GGDEF/EAL domain-containing response regulator, translating to MDMRAQNVLIVDDEPVNIVILESAVSSLANVISTSDSVEALHLIETHKPDLIILDISMPKRSGFDICRAVKADLGLREIPILFVTSFTDSENERKALALGAIDFIAKPIDIEICRMRVKNHLLIQRQKSQLAIYNERILEEKEQLNITLNAIADGVIATNAEGIVTFINPVAQRLTGFNEFEACGRMVDDIMELRDDTTNAVMINPALYTMKVKRPVAMAFNVKLVSKQGEECRVEDTASPILDTQGNVRGAVVVFQDVSETVAMAVQMAHVTNHDQLTGLPNRVLLHDRIVQSINRTDKAQHSVALLLIDIDNFKYLNDALGHKVGDSIILSISKRLQQACGASATLARVGGDEFACLLTHVGSGLSADGVAMSCLQSAREPIHINGRHHQLSLSIGISLYPQDASSAEEMMRHSDTAMYRAKATGKDKFSFFSKDLQLAMRKRVETEVKLRSALDNNSLAVFFQPKYDLNLNKVVGAESLVRIIDEDGNTISPDEFIPLSEETGLIHRLGKQVLVKSCEFIAKCVEANKPLVIAVNVSALQIANPCFAKEVEEVIVSSGIDPRLLELEVTESALMDDFDQTRKMLLALSSLGLSLALDDFGTGYSSLSYLRQFPLNVLKIDRSFVKDMDHEPQALDIVTAIVRLANCLNMILVAEGLETELQFHSLRQLGCEYGQGYYMCKPISEDEFTARFLNQTSLTM from the coding sequence ATGGATATGCGTGCGCAAAATGTGCTTATTGTTGATGACGAACCCGTCAATATCGTCATTTTAGAGTCAGCGGTAAGTAGCTTAGCGAACGTAATTAGTACCAGCGACAGTGTAGAAGCCCTTCATCTTATTGAAACACACAAACCCGACTTAATTATTCTTGATATCAGTATGCCCAAGCGCTCAGGTTTCGACATCTGCAGAGCGGTGAAGGCGGATTTAGGCTTACGAGAAATACCGATACTTTTCGTTACATCATTTACCGACAGTGAAAATGAGCGAAAAGCGCTTGCATTGGGTGCTATTGATTTTATTGCGAAACCTATTGATATCGAAATTTGCAGGATGCGGGTAAAGAATCACCTTTTAATTCAACGTCAAAAATCACAGCTAGCTATTTACAACGAAAGAATTCTTGAAGAAAAAGAGCAGCTAAACATTACGCTTAATGCTATCGCTGATGGGGTTATCGCCACAAATGCAGAAGGTATCGTAACGTTTATTAACCCGGTTGCTCAGCGCTTAACGGGCTTTAATGAATTTGAAGCATGCGGGCGCATGGTTGATGACATCATGGAGTTACGAGACGACACTACGAATGCAGTAATGATTAATCCTGCGTTATACACCATGAAGGTTAAGCGACCTGTTGCAATGGCGTTTAACGTAAAGTTAGTGAGCAAGCAAGGTGAAGAGTGCAGGGTAGAAGATACGGCATCTCCAATTTTGGATACGCAAGGCAATGTTAGAGGGGCCGTTGTGGTGTTTCAAGATGTGTCTGAAACGGTGGCAATGGCCGTTCAAATGGCCCATGTCACTAACCACGACCAACTCACTGGCTTACCTAATCGCGTGCTATTGCATGACAGAATTGTTCAGTCTATTAATCGTACCGACAAAGCGCAGCATAGTGTCGCCTTGTTACTCATAGACATTGATAATTTTAAATATTTGAACGATGCGCTAGGGCACAAAGTCGGCGACTCCATTATATTGTCTATATCAAAACGCCTTCAACAAGCATGCGGTGCGTCAGCAACGCTGGCAAGGGTGGGCGGTGATGAGTTTGCATGTTTGTTGACCCATGTAGGTAGTGGTTTAAGTGCCGATGGGGTGGCAATGAGTTGCTTGCAAAGTGCAAGGGAGCCTATTCACATTAATGGCCGGCATCACCAACTAAGTTTGAGTATTGGCATAAGCTTGTATCCTCAAGATGCCTCTAGCGCAGAAGAAATGATGCGTCACTCAGACACCGCCATGTATCGCGCAAAAGCCACAGGTAAAGACAAGTTCAGCTTCTTCTCGAAAGATCTTCAACTGGCCATGCGCAAGCGTGTTGAAACCGAAGTAAAGCTTCGTAGCGCACTTGATAACAACAGCTTGGCGGTATTTTTCCAACCTAAATACGATTTAAATTTGAACAAGGTCGTTGGCGCGGAAAGCCTTGTTAGAATCATCGACGAGGATGGCAATACAATCTCACCGGATGAATTTATTCCTTTGTCTGAAGAAACAGGGTTGATTCATCGGTTAGGTAAGCAAGTTTTGGTAAAAAGCTGTGAGTTTATTGCTAAGTGTGTTGAAGCAAATAAACCGCTTGTAATTGCAGTTAATGTGTCAGCCCTGCAAATAGCAAACCCTTGCTTTGCTAAAGAAGTTGAGGAAGTGATTGTTTCGTCTGGAATTGACCCAAGGCTGTTAGAGTTAGAGGTAACCGAATCTGCATTAATGGACGATTTTGACCAAACGCGAAAAATGTTACTCGCGCTTTCCTCGTTGGGGCTTTCACTAGCACTAGATGACTTTGGCACTGGCTATTCAAGTTTATCTTACTTACGTCAGTTTCCTTTAAACGTACTTAAAATTGACCGCTCTTTTGTAAAAGATATGGATCACGAACCCCAGGCGCTCGATATTGTTACGGCTATTGTTCGCCTCGCTAATTGTCTTAACATGATACTGGTGGCAGAAGGGCTTGAAACCGAATTGCAGTTTCACTCGCTGAGGCAGTTGGGCTGTGAATATGGCCAAGGTTACTACATGTGTAAACCTATATCAGAAGATGAATTCACCGCACGATTTTTAAATCAAACATCGCTAACCATGTAA
- a CDS encoding GGDEF domain-containing response regulator yields the protein MQLELKPYSACKVLIVDDEPISRMLLTSILEPFVTCISAASGKEAIGQCVTHKPDLILLDMNMPDIDGLTVCRTLKDSADTAHIPVVFVTSTIDVETENMCWEVGASDFVLKPVTASTLVHRIKNHLQGKLRTELLKKMTFHDQLTGLYNRMYLSNEIPLLVKQVARDHSTVGVIMIDIDFFKLYNDNYGHLQGDICLQKVSELIAEHARRPKDAAIRFGGEEFMLVLPYTDLNGVKKIAEDIVAAIRSESITHYAGKGGMLSLSAGYAVRSAVELQDTGVSSLIESADIFLFEAKESGRNRAIG from the coding sequence ATGCAGTTAGAACTAAAACCATACTCGGCATGCAAAGTACTCATAGTCGACGATGAGCCTATTAGCAGGATGCTTTTAACCTCAATACTCGAGCCTTTCGTTACTTGTATTTCTGCTGCAAGCGGCAAAGAGGCAATTGGCCAGTGTGTTACCCATAAGCCCGATCTCATTCTGTTAGATATGAATATGCCTGATATTGACGGGCTTACGGTTTGTCGAACCTTAAAAGACAGCGCTGATACTGCTCACATACCTGTTGTTTTTGTTACTTCTACTATTGATGTTGAAACTGAAAATATGTGTTGGGAAGTGGGGGCTTCAGATTTTGTTTTAAAACCAGTTACCGCCTCTACACTTGTGCATCGCATAAAAAACCACTTACAAGGTAAGCTACGCACAGAACTACTTAAAAAAATGACCTTTCACGATCAGTTAACAGGTCTATACAACCGAATGTACTTGAGTAATGAAATTCCATTATTAGTAAAGCAAGTTGCTCGCGACCATAGCACCGTAGGTGTCATCATGATTGATATTGATTTTTTTAAACTCTACAACGATAACTATGGCCACCTTCAAGGTGATATCTGCCTTCAAAAAGTGTCAGAGCTTATAGCTGAACATGCTCGACGCCCTAAAGATGCTGCCATTCGATTTGGTGGTGAAGAATTTATGTTGGTATTACCTTATACCGATTTGAATGGAGTAAAGAAAATTGCAGAAGATATTGTGGCTGCAATAAGAAGTGAAAGCATTACGCATTATGCCGGTAAAGGTGGAATGCTAAGCCTTAGCGCGGGCTATGCTGTCAGATCTGCCGTTGAATTACAGGACACGGGCGTATCTTCACTTATCGAATCTGCTGATATTTTTCTCTTTGAAGCCAAAGAGTCTGGGCGTAATCGCGCCATAGGTTAA